The Manis javanica isolate MJ-LG chromosome 6, MJ_LKY, whole genome shotgun sequence genome contains a region encoding:
- the POU2AF3 gene encoding POU class 2 homeobox associating factor 3 gives MQSKAFSALLLGRLYLSVSSQPHRTNTQLSGGNGVHLADPVTPSSAGLYFEPEPISSTPNYFQPREFSSCVSREENPSCLDQIFDSYLQTETHPGPSLNSLQNTPHYFPDSFQAAPFCFNQNLIPGSPSDSSTLSGSLDYSYSPAQLPACALENYNLLSSLDTRNCGYPLEDYSYSHLPSHAQHDCFSSASTSVCYCASCEAEHLDTIRASEYFSYPSMDYVNFAPSAVTTSDFYKRETNCDVCYS, from the exons ATGCAGAGCAAAGCCTTCTCTGCTCTGCTTCTTGGAAGATTATATCTGTCCGTGTCCTCACAACCACACAGGACTAACACACAG CTGTCCGGAGGCAACGGTGTCCACCTTGCAGACCCAGTCACACCATCTTCTGCAG gACTATATTTTGAGCCTGAACCAATTTCTTCTACGCCCAATTATTTTCAACCCCGAGAATTTTCCAGTTGTGTTTCTCGTGAAGAGAACCCAAGCTGCCTCGACCAGATCTTTGATTCCTACCTTCAGACAGAGACACACCCAGGCCCTTCACTCAATTCCTTGCAAAATACTCCACACTATTTCCCTGACAGCTTCCAGGCTGCCCCTTTCTGCTTTAACCAGAACCTG atcCCAGGATCGCCCTCAGATTCCTCCACTCTCTCTGGTTCCTTAGACTACAGTTACTCGCCGGCTCAGCTTCCTGCATGTGCTCTGGAGAATTACAATCTCCTGTCTTCTCTGGACACCAGAAACTGTGGCTATCCCTTAGAAGACTACTCCTACTCTCACCTGCCCTCACATGCCCAGCATGACTGCTTCTCCTCAGCCAGCACTTCAGTTTGCTACTGTGCATCCTGCGAGGCAGAGCACTTGGACACCATCAGAGCATCAGAGTATTTTTCCTATCCCAGCATGGACTATGTGAACTTTGCTCCTTCAGCAGTAACGACCAGCGATTTCTACAAGAGGGAAACAAACTGTGACGTCTGCTATAGTTAA